The proteins below are encoded in one region of Antennarius striatus isolate MH-2024 chromosome 7, ASM4005453v1, whole genome shotgun sequence:
- the gipc3 gene encoding PDZ domain-containing protein GIPC3, whose amino-acid sequence MQNGGTMSPKDSKAAGAEAMEEQKAQNQSLNQGCTEPTAPPLPPPSPPPPGPPEYPRPKLIFHTQLAHGSPTGRIHGFTNVKELYAKIAEVFNISPSEILFCTLNSHKVDMQKLLGGQIGLEDFIFAHVRGDTKEVEVTKTEDALGLTITDNGAGYAFIKRIKDGSTIDRLKTVCVGDHIEAINDQSIVGCRHYEVAKMLKEQPRSIPFTLRLVGPKKAFDMIGMRTRAPKSNEGKIVNGRETLRLRSKGAATVQEVQTEFEERATKKVDDLLESYMGIRDLELATTIVEAGKDKKNPDDFAEALDSVLGDFAFPDVFLFDVWGAIGDVKNGRI is encoded by the exons ATGCAGAACGGGGGAACCATGAGCCCGAAGGATTCCAAGGCAGCAGGGGCTGAGGCCATGGAAGAACAAAAGGCACAGAACCAGAGCCTGAATCAGGGGTGCACAGAGCCCACAGCaccaccacttcctcctccttcacctcctccaccagggCCACCAGAATATCCAAGACCGAAGCTCATCTTCCACACCCAGCTGGCTCACGGGAGTCCAACAGGCCGCATCCATGGATTTACCAATGTCAAGGAGCTATACGCTAAGATCGCTGAAGTGTTCAACATCTCCCCCTCAGAG ATCCTTTTCTGCACCCTCAACTCTCATAAAGTGGACATGCAGAAGCTACTGGGGGGGCAGATCGGACTGGAAGACTTCATCTTTGCTCATGTTAGAGGGGATACGAAGGAGGTTGAGGTGACAAAGACGGAAGACGCACTGGGCCTCACCATTACGGACAATGGAGCAGGCTATGCATTCATCAAG AGGATAAAGGATGGCAGCACCATAGATCGGCTGAAGACAGTCTGCGTTGGTGACCACATTGAGGCCATAAATGACCAGAGCATTGTGGGGTGTCGACACTATGAGGTAGCTAAGATGCTAAAAGAGCAACCAAGAAGTATACCCTTCACTCTTCGCCTGGTGGGCCCAAAGAAGGCCTTTG ACATGATTGGAATGAGGACCAGAGCACCAAAATCTAATGAGGGCAAGATTGTGAACGGAAGGGAGACGCTGCGTCTTCGTTCCAAAGGTGCTGCTACGGTTCAGGAGGTG CAGACTGAGTTTGAAGAAAGGGCCACCAAGAAAGTAGATGACCTGCTGGAGAGCTACATGGGCATCAGAGACTTGGAGCTGG CAACCACTATCGTGGAAGCAGGCAAAGACAAGAAGAATCCTGACGACTTTGCGGAAGCCTTGGATTCCGTTTTGGGAGATTTTGCTTTCCCTGACGTGTTTCTGTTTGACGTATGGGGAGCTATTGGAGATGTCAAGAATGGCCGAATTTAG
- the tbxa2r gene encoding thromboxane A2 receptor isoform X1 produces MESSVGFPSQTHLKETTALQLTTMNDSVLPLNNTPLCYSINSPPFKYQPTIASAYFSCILSGLGLTSNLFAFIALLKSFRRTHSKSRSFFLIFLGGLVLTDFMGLLVTGSIVVSFHVTHFNWRQLDPYCHFCNFMGMSMVFYGLCPLLLGAAMAVERFIGINRPFARSSSISKGRTVSMVLIVWLVAGSIALLPLTGIGSYHMQMPGSWCFFNISSEGNDLAFSLLFSLVGLMCIAVSFLLNTVSVVTLIKVCCGEDRAQRRRDHEVEMMVQLILIMVIASICWCPLLVFTAQTVLSGVPLQIRSLLLWIRFATCNQILDPWVYILFRRAVLKRIYPRFDWSRGSIMTLYPSLSNTIRRFTRSSFGSALSSDVIEETSKSTIMDTSSVKQSPRPL; encoded by the exons ATG GAGAGTTCTGTTGGCTTTCCATCACAGACTCACCTGAAAGAAACAACGGCACTCCAGCTGACCACCATGAACGACTCAGTCCTGCCGCTCAACAATACCCCACTATGTTACTCCATCAACAGTCCCCCATTCAAGTACCAACCCACCATTGCATCGGCTTACTTCTCATGTATTTTGAGTGGTTTGGGCCTCACCTCAAATCTCTTTGCCTTCATAGCTCTGCTTAAATCCTTCCGGCGGACACATAGCAAATCCCGGTCCTTCTTTCTGATCTTTCTTGGTGGCCTGGTCCTCACTGACTTCATGGGTCTTCTGGTCACAGGCTCCATTGTTGTCTCTTTCCATGTTACACACTTTAATTGGCGCCAGTTAGATCCATACTGCCACTTCTGCAACTTTATGGGCATGTCAATGGTCTTCTATGGACTATGCCCCCTGCTCCTTGGTGCAGCCATGGCTGTCGAGCGCTTCATTGGCATTAATCGACCATTTGCACGCTCCAGTAGCATCTCTAAGGGCCGGACTGTCTCTATGGTGCTGATAGTGTGGTTGGTTGCAGGCTCCATAGCTTTGCTGCCCCTAACAGGTATTGGGAGCTACCACATGCAGATGCCCGGCTCTTGGTGTTttttcaacatcagctctgaggGAAATGACCTGGCATTCTCCCTCCTGTTCTCCTTGGTGGGTTTGATGTGCATCGCTGTGTCATTTTTGCTGAACACAGTGAGTGTTGTAACCCTGATCAAGGTGTGCTGCGGAGAGGATAGGGCACAGCGCCGTCGTGATCATGAAGTGGAGATGATGGTCCAGCTCATACTCATCATGGTCATTGCTTCTATCTGCTGGTGCCCACTCCTG GTTTTTACTGCACAAACTGTGCTGTCCGGAGTTCCTCTCCAGATCAGATCCCTACTGCTATGGATCCGGTTCGCCACCTGTAACCAGATCCTGGATCCATGGGTATACATCCTGTTTCGCAGGGCAGTCCTTAAAAGAATCTACCCTCGGTTCGACTGGTCTCGGGGCTCCATCATGACCTTGTACCCATCTTTAAGCAACACCATCCGTAGGTTCACTCGTTCTTCTTTTGGGAGTGCCCTGAGCTCCGATGTAATAGAAGAAACATCTAAATCAACAATAATGGACACGTCTTCAGTGAAGCAATCCCCTCGTCCTTTGTGA